In Hallerella succinigenes, the following are encoded in one genomic region:
- a CDS encoding metallophosphoesterase family protein: protein MEKRVGYFRIGQITDIHLIVKNDQEDSLQSVESFKKTLEDAKKFNLDLLVFSGDLSEHSYREEYELFFRMIQGYDRPWCFITGNHDNSVELSKISPVPMVLKEGNYFYKKDVNGSTIFFLDSSMGIVSKQQLEWLEQEAAKEKKEVFLFVHHPPCHCGHLFMDSRYALKNLKEVGFVLDRISNLHAIFVGHYHSAMEVDRGNGQTVYLTPSTQMQLDPDSVDFHILSTVPGWRYIEYRNGKLFTELRYL, encoded by the coding sequence ATGGAAAAGAGAGTGGGATATTTTCGGATAGGGCAGATTACGGATATCCATCTGATTGTAAAAAACGATCAGGAGGATAGTTTACAGTCCGTCGAAAGCTTTAAGAAAACTTTAGAAGACGCAAAGAAGTTCAATTTGGATCTTCTTGTCTTTAGCGGTGACTTAAGCGAACACAGTTATAGGGAAGAATACGAACTTTTCTTTCGGATGATCCAGGGTTATGACCGTCCCTGGTGCTTTATCACCGGAAACCATGATAATTCGGTAGAACTTTCAAAAATTTCCCCGGTGCCAATGGTATTGAAAGAGGGGAATTATTTTTACAAGAAGGATGTAAACGGTTCCACTATCTTCTTTTTGGACAGTTCTATGGGAATCGTTTCGAAGCAACAGCTCGAATGGCTCGAACAGGAAGCGGCGAAAGAAAAGAAGGAAGTTTTTCTTTTTGTACATCATCCGCCTTGTCATTGTGGACACCTGTTCATGGATTCCCGTTATGCGCTCAAGAATTTGAAGGAAGTCGGGTTTGTTCTCGACCGTATTTCCAATTTGCATGCGATTTTTGTGGGACATTACCATTCTGCGATGGAAGTGGATCGTGGAAATGGCCAGACGGTTTACCTGACTCCTTCGACGCAGATGCAGCTTGATCCGGATTCTGTGGACTTTCACATTTTGAGTACGGTCCCAGGCTGGCGCTACATTGAATATCGGAATGGTAAACTTTTCACAGAATTAAGATATCTTTGA
- the lnu(C) gene encoding lincosamide nucleotidyltransferase Lnu(C), whose amino-acid sequence MVNITDVKQILQFAIDAEIKVFLDGGWGVDALLGYQSRAHNDIDILVEKNDYQNFIEIMKANGFYEIKMEYTTLNHTVWEDLKNRIIDLHCFEYTDEGEILYDGDCFPVETFSGKGRIEEIEVSCIEPYSQVMFHLGYEFDENDAHDVKLLCETFHIEIPNEYR is encoded by the coding sequence ATGGTCAATATAACAGATGTAAAACAGATTCTTCAATTTGCAATAGATGCGGAGATTAAAGTCTTTCTTGATGGTGGCTGGGGTGTAGATGCTCTTCTTGGATATCAGTCAAGAGCCCATAATGATATTGACATTCTTGTAGAAAAGAACGATTATCAGAACTTTATAGAAATAATGAAAGCTAATGGCTTTTATGAGATTAAGATGGAATATACAACATTGAACCATACTGTATGGGAAGATTTGAAAAACAGAATTATTGATTTGCATTGTTTTGAATATACGGACGAAGGTGAAATTCTTTATGATGGGGATTGTTTTCCGGTAGAAACTTTTTCGGGTAAAGGAAGAATTGAGGAAATAGAGGTTTCCTGTATTGAACCATATAGTCAAGTAATGTTCCATCTGGGATACGAGTTTGATGAAAATGATGCACATGATGTGAAGTTATTGTGTGAGACATTTCATATCGAAATTCCAAATGAGTATAGATAA
- a CDS encoding IS1595-like element ISSag10 family transposase: MPTIKDALDIIGKLTVAEQESLKTMLLSPAFVKSLNIEDFVAKERFANGRVCPLCGCIHVVRNGHRKDGTQRYVCKDCGKSFVIATNSIVSGTRKDLSVWEQYIDCMMNGLSIRKTAVACGIHRNTAFLWRHKILDALQNMADDVTLDGIIEADETFFAISYKGNHSKSKTFAMPRKAHKRGHSTHIRGLSQEKVCVPCAVNRNGLSISKITNTGRVSTRDLHHIYDGRIKTNSTLVTDKMNSYVRFTNANGIDLVQLKTGKAKKGIYNIQHINSYHSQLKRFMRGFNGVSTKYLNNYLVWNNLVNYAKESDMEKRNIFLTFVLATLKTAKCRDLSNRPAVPLVA; this comes from the coding sequence ATGCCTACTATCAAAGACGCATTAGATATTATCGGTAAGTTGACTGTCGCAGAGCAGGAAAGCCTTAAAACAATGCTTTTAAGTCCTGCCTTTGTAAAGTCTTTGAATATTGAAGATTTCGTAGCAAAGGAACGCTTTGCAAATGGTCGTGTATGCCCTCTTTGTGGCTGTATCCATGTGGTTCGCAATGGTCATCGTAAAGATGGCACACAGCGATATGTATGTAAGGATTGTGGCAAGTCCTTCGTGATTGCTACGAACTCCATTGTGTCTGGTACAAGAAAAGACTTGTCCGTGTGGGAGCAGTACATTGATTGTATGATGAATGGCTTATCCATTCGTAAGACTGCTGTTGCTTGTGGGATTCACAGAAACACCGCATTCCTTTGGAGACACAAGATTTTGGATGCACTTCAGAATATGGCAGACGATGTTACCCTTGACGGCATTATTGAGGCTGACGAAACTTTTTTCGCCATCTCGTACAAGGGCAATCATAGCAAGAGTAAGACATTTGCTATGCCACGCAAGGCTCATAAGCGTGGTCATTCTACACATATCAGAGGCTTGTCCCAAGAAAAGGTATGTGTTCCTTGTGCGGTTAATAGGAATGGCTTGTCTATCTCCAAGATTACGAATACTGGTAGAGTTTCTACAAGAGATTTACATCATATTTATGATGGTAGGATTAAGACCAATTCCACTCTTGTTACGGACAAGATGAACTCCTATGTGAGATTTACAAATGCCAATGGTATTGACCTTGTGCAGTTAAAGACTGGCAAAGCCAAGAAAGGCATTTATAATATCCAACATATCAATAGCTACCATAGCCAGCTAAAGAGGTTTATGCGTGGCTTTAACGGTGTTTCTACCAAGTATCTGAACAACTATCTTGTGTGGAATAACCTTGTAAATTACGCCAAAGAAAGCGACATGGAGAAAAGGAACATCTTCTTAACTTTTGTTTTGGCAACATTGAAAACTGCTAAATGCAGAGATTTATCAAACAGACCAGCAGTTCCTCTGGTCGCCTAA
- a CDS encoding ISL3 family transposase, with amino-acid sequence MSKLYKSIFNVNGCSVVKQEQTDTTVTITVRLTKGNASRCGCCGRKGKLYDNGREQRVWRTLDLGTKMGFIRMDTYRVKCKKCGVKTVKVPWASHRSGFTDAFEQQVAWAVCSMSKKAVAKQLRIAWNTVGEIADRVWDRLDTRPIKAGCIFRRIGIDETSYKKGHKYITVVVDHDRRCVIWVHEGYGKEVLDLFMRELSEEQRKGVELVTCDGAKWIRSSIEEFLPNAERCVDSFHVVQWATEALDKVRVEAWKEARKENRNQKRGRGRPTKDSVPKDRTAEGIKNSRYALGKAPENLNESQQRKIELIASRYPRLYRAYQLKEELRIILKMGYDDARENLDRWLWRASHSRIGSVKDLYAKIKRNYDGILNTIRLGVSNARIEATNNKIKLLIRTAYGFRNMNNMLSLIMLSCSYVDVKIAYEWESESRESSSKAA; translated from the coding sequence ATGTCAAAATTATACAAATCCATCTTCAATGTCAACGGCTGTTCAGTCGTCAAGCAGGAGCAAACCGACACCACGGTCACCATCACGGTAAGACTCACCAAGGGCAACGCCAGCAGGTGCGGCTGTTGTGGGCGAAAAGGGAAGCTCTACGACAACGGCCGGGAACAGAGGGTATGGCGGACGCTCGATCTCGGCACGAAGATGGGCTTCATCAGGATGGACACCTACAGGGTGAAGTGCAAGAAATGCGGCGTAAAAACGGTGAAGGTGCCGTGGGCAAGCCACAGGTCAGGCTTCACCGACGCCTTCGAGCAGCAGGTCGCATGGGCCGTATGCAGCATGTCGAAAAAGGCTGTCGCAAAGCAGCTACGCATCGCCTGGAATACCGTGGGGGAAATTGCCGACCGCGTATGGGATCGCCTGGACACAAGGCCGATCAAGGCAGGCTGCATCTTCAGGCGCATAGGCATCGACGAGACCAGCTACAAGAAAGGGCACAAGTACATAACGGTGGTAGTGGATCACGACAGGCGCTGCGTGATCTGGGTCCACGAGGGCTACGGGAAGGAGGTGCTGGACCTCTTCATGAGGGAACTCAGCGAAGAGCAGCGCAAGGGCGTGGAGCTTGTGACTTGTGACGGAGCCAAGTGGATAAGGTCAAGCATCGAGGAGTTCCTGCCCAATGCCGAACGGTGCGTGGACAGCTTCCATGTCGTACAGTGGGCGACAGAAGCCCTGGACAAGGTCCGTGTGGAAGCCTGGAAGGAGGCCCGCAAGGAAAACCGCAATCAGAAACGGGGCCGAGGCAGGCCCACGAAGGATAGCGTCCCGAAGGACCGCACCGCGGAGGGGATAAAGAACTCCAGGTACGCTCTGGGCAAGGCTCCAGAGAACCTTAACGAAAGCCAGCAGAGAAAAATAGAACTCATAGCAAGCCGCTATCCGCGTCTCTACAGGGCATACCAGCTCAAGGAGGAACTGCGCATCATCCTGAAGATGGGCTATGACGATGCCAGGGAAAATCTGGACAGGTGGCTGTGGCGTGCAAGCCACTCACGCATCGGCTCAGTAAAGGATCTGTACGCAAAGATCAAGCGTAACTACGACGGAATCCTCAACACAATCAGGCTGGGCGTGTCAAACGCAAGGATCGAGGCGACGAACAACAAGATAAAGCTACTGATACGGACTGCCTATGGCTTCAGGAACATGAACAACATGCTGTCGCTGATAATGTTGAGCTGTTCCTATGTCGATGTAAAGATAGCCTACGAATGGGAATCGGAATCGAGAGAATCATCTAGCAAGGCTGCCTAA
- a CDS encoding O-acetylhomoserine aminocarboxypropyltransferase/cysteine synthase family protein gives MQNLDDQTVCVQGGWKPKKGEPRILPIYQSTTFKYDTSDQMADLFDLKADGYFYTRLQNPTNDFVAAKITELEGGVAGMLTSSGQAANFFAIFNICESGDHFVSSSTIYGGTYNLFAVTMKKLGIEVTFVDPNASEEEIGKAFRPNTKAFFGETISNPTCHITDIKKFADIAHKHGVPFIIDNTFATPVLCKPFQYGADIVTHSTTKYLDGHAMTVGGAIIDSGNFDWEAHHDKFPGLTEPDPSYHGLAYSKAFGKKAYIVKATAQLMRDFGSIQSPQNAFLLNMGIETLALRMPKHCENALKVAKFLENHPKVAWVNFAGLESNPEHALAQKQFKGGIPCGVMAFGIKGGREESIKFMDSLKFIAIVTHVADARSCVLHPASHTHRQLSDEQLMEAGIRPDLIRLSVGIENADDIIADIQQAFEQI, from the coding sequence ATGCAGAATCTTGATGACCAAACCGTATGTGTTCAAGGTGGCTGGAAACCGAAGAAGGGTGAACCGCGTATTCTCCCGATTTACCAGAGCACCACTTTCAAGTACGACACAAGCGATCAGATGGCCGACCTGTTCGACCTCAAGGCGGATGGTTACTTCTACACTCGGCTCCAGAACCCGACAAACGATTTCGTCGCTGCAAAGATCACGGAACTCGAAGGCGGTGTCGCAGGCATGCTCACGAGCTCAGGTCAAGCTGCAAACTTTTTCGCCATTTTCAACATTTGCGAAAGTGGCGATCACTTCGTAAGCTCTTCCACTATCTACGGTGGTACTTACAACCTTTTTGCAGTGACCATGAAAAAACTCGGCATCGAAGTTACATTCGTCGATCCGAACGCTAGCGAAGAAGAAATCGGCAAAGCTTTCCGCCCGAACACCAAGGCTTTCTTCGGCGAAACGATTTCTAACCCGACCTGCCATATCACGGACATCAAGAAGTTTGCGGATATAGCTCATAAGCACGGCGTTCCGTTCATCATAGACAACACGTTCGCCACTCCGGTTCTCTGCAAGCCGTTCCAGTATGGCGCAGACATTGTAACGCACTCCACCACCAAGTATCTCGATGGTCACGCCATGACCGTCGGCGGCGCTATCATCGATAGCGGTAATTTTGACTGGGAAGCTCATCACGACAAGTTCCCGGGATTGACTGAACCGGATCCGTCTTACCACGGCCTCGCATACAGCAAGGCTTTCGGCAAGAAGGCTTACATTGTGAAGGCGACGGCTCAGCTCATGCGCGACTTCGGCAGCATCCAGTCTCCGCAGAACGCATTCCTTCTGAATATGGGTATCGAAACTCTCGCTCTCCGTATGCCAAAGCATTGCGAAAACGCTTTGAAGGTTGCCAAGTTCCTCGAAAACCATCCGAAGGTTGCCTGGGTGAACTTTGCCGGCCTCGAAAGCAATCCGGAACACGCTCTTGCCCAGAAGCAGTTCAAGGGAGGGATTCCTTGCGGCGTAATGGCCTTTGGCATCAAGGGTGGTCGTGAAGAATCCATCAAATTTATGGATTCTCTCAAGTTCATCGCCATCGTAACTCACGTAGCCGATGCGCGTAGCTGCGTGCTTCACCCTGCAAGCCACACCCACCGTCAGCTTTCTGATGAACAGCTCATGGAAGCAGGCATTCGTCCGGACCTGATCCGTCTTTCCGTCGGCATCGAAAATGCAGACGATATCATCGCGGATATTCAACAAGCTTTCGAACAGATTTAA
- a CDS encoding DUF4172 domain-containing protein codes for MLFIHQYPDWTNFRYLRSKIINPLCQVRFLQGLLQGKASFAASKELAESLSQKDFEALVRIDGRFEVPGVFKSAVRNYSLPMTEKRLLALHASLVPGGGHFRESGELYHSQILRGFKGVSSERIPREVAKFIQYFNEDSTDSVLKAAIVHFHFVTIRPFDSGNGALARLLSEMLLAQSENTSRCYYTFNETLLENKDSYFEALYKAQTSNGEITSWILWFLEKMQEALAKTSQKMTTQFEDTKQQLSISGIALSEREQKLVGQLRKNPKHPISSSEWASLAEISHDSALRDLNGLVQKKVLLKSNGRGRSTRYLLNK; via the coding sequence ATGCTTTTTATTCATCAATATCCCGACTGGACGAACTTCAGATATCTCCGTTCTAAGATTATTAATCCGCTTTGCCAAGTGAGATTTTTACAGGGCCTGCTCCAGGGAAAAGCTTCCTTTGCCGCTTCAAAAGAACTCGCCGAATCCTTGAGTCAAAAGGATTTCGAGGCACTCGTTCGAATCGATGGCCGCTTCGAAGTTCCCGGAGTTTTCAAATCCGCGGTGCGCAACTATTCCTTGCCGATGACCGAAAAGCGTTTGCTCGCCTTGCACGCTTCGCTCGTTCCGGGAGGCGGACATTTTCGAGAAAGCGGCGAACTTTATCATTCCCAGATTCTCCGCGGATTCAAAGGCGTTTCAAGCGAACGCATTCCGCGTGAAGTCGCAAAGTTTATCCAATACTTTAACGAAGATTCGACTGATTCTGTGTTAAAGGCGGCAATTGTCCATTTTCACTTTGTCACAATCCGTCCTTTTGATTCCGGGAATGGAGCCTTGGCGCGACTGCTTTCCGAAATGCTCCTTGCACAAAGTGAAAACACTTCTCGTTGCTATTACACTTTTAACGAAACTCTTCTCGAAAATAAGGATTCTTATTTTGAAGCCCTATACAAAGCACAGACTTCGAATGGGGAAATCACCAGTTGGATCCTTTGGTTCCTAGAAAAAATGCAGGAAGCGCTCGCCAAAACTTCTCAAAAAATGACAACGCAGTTTGAAGATACCAAACAGCAGCTTTCGATTAGCGGAATCGCTTTGAGCGAACGCGAACAGAAACTCGTCGGGCAGCTGCGCAAAAATCCGAAACATCCGATTTCTTCTTCGGAATGGGCAAGCCTTGCCGAAATTTCGCACGATTCCGCTTTGCGGGACTTAAACGGTCTCGTTCAAAAGAAGGTGCTTCTCAAGTCCAACGGACGCGGGCGCAGTACACGTTACCTCTTGAACAAATAA
- a CDS encoding aldolase catalytic domain-containing protein, with product MYYPSIKVLDCTIRDGGLVNKHDFSLEFVRRLFQLLTAAGVDYMEMGYKNSPELFDAKEYGPWKFCEDDLLWKVRDGIDSNLKMAVMADVGRVNLAAIKPASESPYQMFRVASYVKNIDKGIELVNTFHDMGYETTLNIMAVSRDRGPELDEALDQVENECKADVLYLVDSFGHFYQEDIDQCINRYRQHVKSKKFGFHGHNNQQLAFSNTIQAVIDHVDYLDCTVTGMGRGAGNCTTELLLSFLKNPKFDVRPILEAITELFVPLRQKYEWGYIIPQMITGSLNLHPSSAIEFRKGAEKDNYRKFYEMMQNEINI from the coding sequence ATGTACTACCCATCTATTAAAGTTCTCGACTGCACCATCCGCGATGGTGGCCTTGTCAACAAGCACGACTTTAGCTTGGAATTCGTCCGTCGTCTTTTCCAGCTTCTCACCGCTGCAGGCGTCGACTATATGGAAATGGGTTATAAGAACTCTCCGGAACTCTTCGACGCGAAGGAATACGGTCCGTGGAAGTTCTGCGAAGACGATCTTCTTTGGAAGGTGCGTGACGGAATCGATAGCAACCTCAAGATGGCTGTGATGGCTGACGTAGGCCGTGTGAATCTCGCCGCTATCAAGCCGGCTTCCGAATCCCCGTACCAGATGTTCCGCGTGGCAAGCTACGTGAAGAACATCGACAAGGGTATCGAACTTGTCAATACATTCCACGATATGGGCTATGAAACGACTTTGAACATCATGGCCGTAAGCCGAGACCGAGGTCCGGAACTCGACGAAGCTCTCGACCAGGTGGAAAACGAATGCAAGGCAGACGTCCTTTACCTCGTGGATTCCTTCGGTCACTTCTACCAGGAAGATATCGACCAGTGCATCAATCGCTATCGTCAGCATGTGAAGTCGAAGAAGTTCGGTTTCCATGGTCACAACAACCAGCAGCTCGCTTTCAGCAACACGATCCAGGCTGTCATCGACCACGTCGATTACCTCGACTGTACAGTCACCGGCATGGGCCGCGGCGCTGGTAACTGTACCACGGAACTTCTCCTCTCCTTCCTCAAGAATCCGAAGTTCGACGTTCGCCCGATTCTCGAAGCGATTACCGAACTCTTCGTTCCGCTCCGTCAAAAATACGAATGGGGCTACATCATTCCGCAGATGATCACCGGTTCCTTGAATCTTCATCCGTCGTCCGCTATTGAATTCCGCAAGGGTGCAGAAAAGGATAACTACCGCAAGTTCTACGAAATGATGCAGAACGAAATCAACATTTAA
- a CDS encoding acyltransferase family protein: protein MNEKAYFPAIDGLRLLASINIVMLHLASSSALGYMSNWGYVFPIITAPAFAAGLFFILAGFLFASKFNDPDRRMPVIPFMFARIAKLYRCHFVMTLLMFAATLFKLSHWTHIPAWGEWMDCISTGLGNMFHPIRSLVMHLTLTWSLFPQQGMKLNEPSWSLTAFFICYAITPFCARQLAKISDKKTLWILCGLVFLPGIAWGIFFERAGFLGELPLLGNFANYDLRYQYFHMFPLVRIFEYLFGMILFRLYRSGAFDFLQKNYLAGILQIFLLVILYVSLFTMKSNSVAWNFICHHTVAVMIYGGLIISITTSKGWLCKIFCVPIIRSVGRASFYPYLIHLPLITIAWSFCNMNKPLSTVVFLVFIYTISTLYQKHKDHLHRLKKQAHSLPPQK from the coding sequence GTGAACGAAAAAGCTTATTTCCCTGCGATTGACGGTCTGCGCCTTTTGGCATCGATCAATATTGTGATGCTGCACTTGGCGTCGTCTTCGGCTCTTGGCTATATGTCGAACTGGGGATACGTTTTTCCGATTATTACGGCGCCTGCGTTTGCGGCGGGCCTTTTCTTTATTCTCGCAGGATTTTTGTTCGCTTCCAAGTTCAACGATCCGGACCGTCGGATGCCTGTGATTCCGTTCATGTTTGCGCGCATTGCAAAGCTTTACCGTTGCCACTTTGTAATGACGCTTTTGATGTTTGCCGCCACTCTTTTTAAGCTGAGTCATTGGACGCATATCCCCGCCTGGGGAGAATGGATGGATTGCATTTCGACGGGTCTTGGGAACATGTTCCATCCGATCCGTTCTTTAGTTATGCACCTGACTTTGACGTGGTCGCTCTTTCCTCAGCAGGGAATGAAACTGAATGAACCGAGCTGGTCGCTCACCGCATTCTTCATTTGCTATGCGATTACGCCTTTCTGTGCGCGTCAATTGGCGAAGATTTCTGACAAGAAAACGCTCTGGATTTTGTGCGGTCTTGTATTTTTGCCGGGAATTGCTTGGGGTATTTTCTTTGAACGTGCGGGATTCCTTGGGGAACTTCCGCTGCTCGGAAATTTTGCGAACTACGATTTGCGTTATCAGTATTTTCACATGTTCCCGCTGGTGCGCATTTTCGAATACCTCTTTGGCATGATTCTCTTCCGGTTGTACCGCTCGGGTGCATTCGACTTTTTGCAGAAGAATTACCTCGCCGGCATTTTGCAGATTTTCCTTCTTGTTATTTTGTATGTAAGCCTCTTTACGATGAAATCGAATTCCGTCGCCTGGAATTTCATTTGTCATCACACGGTGGCCGTAATGATCTACGGCGGACTGATCATTAGCATCACGACTTCCAAAGGCTGGCTCTGCAAAATTTTCTGCGTCCCGATCATCCGTTCTGTCGGTCGTGCTTCTTTCTATCCGTATTTGATTCATCTTCCGTTGATTACGATCGCCTGGTCGTTCTGCAACATGAACAAGCCTCTTTCGACGGTCGTATTCCTTGTCTTTATCTATACGATTAGCACCTTGTACCAAAAGCATAAAGATCATCTGCATCGCTTGAAAAAGCAGGCGCATTCTCTTCCGCCGCAGAAATAA